A stretch of Pyrenophora tritici-repentis strain M4 chromosome 7, whole genome shotgun sequence DNA encodes these proteins:
- a CDS encoding HemH, Protoheme ferro-lyase (ferrochelatase), with the protein MALRISCSRAAKRASAITPATSVFSSYSTQWRRGNATVAPTQVTPGSKGPTAMVFMNMGGPSTTDEVHGFLSMLFADKDLIPLGPLQNYIGPYIARRRTPKIQKQYAEIGGGSPIRKWSEYQAAEMCKILDKTSPETAPHKPYVAFRYANPLTEDTYKQLIADGFGAGKGGRAVAFTQYPQYSCSTTGSSLNELWKWRTRLEGKRANGETGQEVEPEGAIKWSVIDRWPAHPGLVEAFAQLIEKKLAEYPDERRDGVVILFSAHSLPMTVVNRGDPYPSEVAATVYAVMQRLGMKYKYRLVWQSQVGPQPWLGAQTSDTVKEYMKKGQTDMLLVPIAFTSDHIETLYELDKEVIGEDAEGHEGVKRVDSLNDSPVFIEALADIAKAHLQSGQACSPQMTLRCPKCTSERCLAQKQFFAGQTQHIDPPKA; encoded by the exons ATGGCTCTTCGTATATCTTGTTCGCGTGCTGCAAAGCGTGCAAGTGCAATTACACCCGCCACATCCGTCTTCTCATCATACAGTACGCAATGGAGGAGAGGTAACGCGACAGTCGCCCCAACGCAAGTCACGCCGGGCTCCAAGGGGCCCACTGCCATGGTTTTCATGAATATGGGTGGACCTTCCACAACTGATGAAGTTCATGGTTTCCTGAGCATGTTGTTT GCCGACAAAGATTTGATTCCTCTTGGACCGCTACAAAATTACATTGGACCATATATTGCACGGAGACGAACACCCAAGATCCAAAAGCAGTATGCAGAGATTGGTGGTGGCTCGCCTATCAGGAAGTGGTCGGAATATCAGGCCGCTGAGATGTGCAAGATCCTCGACAAGACTTCACCGGAGACCGCGCCCCATAAGCCATACGTCGCATTCCGATACGCCAATCCGCTTACAGAGGACACATACAAACAATTGATAGCAGATGGATTTGGAGCTGGGAAGGGTGGCCGCGCTGTAGCCTTCACACAGTACCCACAATACTCGTGCTCTACGACTGGATCTTCCCTCAACGAACTCTGGAAGTGGCGGACAAGACTGGAAGGCAAGCGCGCAAACGGAGAGACTGGCCAAGAAGTTGAACCAGAGGGTGCTATCAAGTGGAGTGTCATCGATCGCTGGCCCGCACATCCAGGCTTGGTGGAAGCTTTTGCACAATTAATCGAGAAGAAGCTCGCAGAATACCCAGACGAGCGAAGAGACGGGGTTGTCATCCTCTTCTCCGCACACAGTCTGCCTATGACCGTTGTGAACCGTGGTGACCCCTATCCATCCGAAGTCGCCGCTACCGTATACGCTGTCATGCAACGCCTTGGCATGAAGTACAAGTACCGCCTTGTGTGGCAATCACAAGTTGGACCCCAGCCCTGGCTCGGTGCGCAAACTTCAGACACCGTCAAGGAGTATATGAAGAAGGGCCAAACGGATATGCTGCTGGTGCCGATAGCATTCACTAGCGACCACATTGAGACGCTGTATGAGTTAGACAAGGAAGTCATTGGCGAAGACGCCGAGGGCCACGAGGGCGTAAAGCGGGTTGACAGTCTCAACGACAGTCCCGTCTTCATCGAAGCGCTTGCAGACATCGCAAAGGCGCATTTGCAAAGCGGTCAGGCATGCAGCCCACAAATGACCCTCAGGTGTCCAAAGTGCACGAGCGAGAGATGTCTGGCACAGAAGCAGTTTTTTGCTGGGCAGACACAGCACATTGACCCTCCCAAGGCGTAG
- a CDS encoding Ku domain containing protein Pku70 has product MKNYKTIKDAVLFAIDVSPSMLQKPPKSDDKKAERDSPTSAALKCAYQLMQQRIISNPNDMMGILLFGTEKTDVGDGDNAFEHCYLLADLDVPSAQDVKRLRDMVDNEEEAEEILKPAKGGASISNVLFCANQIFTTKAPNFSSRRLFLVTDNDYPVKIKADKDTAVTRARDLYDLGCTIDLFPISQPDHSFDRSRFYDDLVYPTSPSDPDAPVAISSTSKVAKSGEGISLLKQLISSINSKATPRRALFSLPLELGPDFRISVKGYILIKRQEHIKSCYVWVGGEKPQIATSSTTQISDDISRNIEKTELRKAYKFGGDAITFTPEEITQIRQCFGEPIIRIIGFKPLSSVPIWANTNKSTFIYPSEADYIGSTRVFSALQQKLIKSKKMGLVWFIPRRNAAPTLAALIPGVEKINEDGEQTMPPGLWLVPLPFADDIRQFPTPPEQPLKTTDALTDKMRLIIEQLQLPKGIYDPSRYPNPDLQWFYRILQALALEEELPDHPDDKTIPRYKQIDKRCGEYIEEYGKEFQEAYAQQHSEALAHRGKPVAKKRPAGGADADGKPAAKKVKKDPKVKAEDGDDEDGMTDEQMAELNNSGQISKQTVAVLKQWLVSRNQSTAGKKADLLERVQDYLDRKGL; this is encoded by the coding sequence ATGAAGAACTACAAAACCATCAAAGATGCAGTCCTCTTCGCTATCGACGTCAGCCCTTCGATGCTCCAGAAACCGCCAAAATCAGATGACAAGAAGGCCGAACGCGATTCGCCAACTTCTGCTGCCCTCAAATGCGCCTATCAGCTGATGCAACAGCGTATCATCTCAAATCCGAACGATATGATGGGCATATTGCTGTTTGGCACAGAGAAGACGGATGTGGGTGACGGTGACAACGCATTTGAGCACTGTTACCTGCTTGCGGATCTAGATGTACCATCAGCACAAGACGTCAAACGATTGCGAGATATGGTAGACAATGAAGAGGAAGCAGAGGAGATACTGAAGCCGGCAAAGGGTGGGGCTTCAATATCTAATGTGCTCTTCTGCGCAAATCAAATTTTCACCACCAAAGCTCCCAATTTCTCCTCGAGACGACTGTTCTTGGTTACGGACAATGACTACCCGGTCAAGATCAAGGCGGACAAAGACACAGCAGTCACCCGAGCGCGAGACCTTTACGATTTGGGTTGCACGATCGACTTGTTCCCTATATCGCAGCCAGACCATAGCTTTGATCGATCTCGCTTTTACGATGACCTCGTCTATCCAACCTCGCCCTCCGACCCTGATGCGCCAGTCGCAATATCTTCTACAAGCAAAGTTGCAAAAAGCGGCGAGGGCATTTCCCTTCTCAAGCAGCTTATTTCTTCTATCAACTCGAAAGCCACGCCCCGTCGCGCTCTTTTCTCACTACCACTAGAGCTTGGCCCAGACTTTCGAATTAGCGTAAAAGGGTACATTCTCATTAAGCGCCAGGAACACATTAAGTCATGTTACGTCTGGGTTGGTGGGGAGAAACCGCAGATTGCTACTTCCTCGACAACACAAATCTCCGATGACATATCAAGGAACATCGAGAAGACCGAGTTACGAAAGGCGTACAAGTTTGGCGGCGATGCGATAACCTTCACACCAGAGGAGATTACTCAAATACGGCAATGCTTTGGAGAGCCCATCATCCGAATCATTGGCTTCAAGCCTCTGTCTAGCGTGCCAATTTGGGCAAACACCAACAAGTCTACCTTCATCTACCCTTCGGAAGCGGACTACATCGGCTCAACACGCGTCTTCTCTGCCCTACAGCAGAAGTTGATTAAGTCTAAGAAAATGGGCTTGGTCTGGTTCATCCCACGGCGGAACGCAGCACCAACACTCGCAGCCCTGATACCCGGTGTAGAAAAAATCAACGAAGACGGCGAACAAACAATGCCACCAGGACTCTGGCTCGTCCCCCTCCCCTTCGCAGATGATATCCGCCAGTTTCCTACACCCCCCGAGCAGCCCCTCAAAACCACCGACGCCCTAACTGACAAAATGCGCCTCATCATCGAGCAACTCCAACTTCCAAAAGGCATCTACGATCCATCAAGATATCCCAACCCAGACCTACAATGGTTCTACCGCATCCTGCAAGCCCTCGCACTCGAAGAAGAACTCCCTGACCACCCAGACGACAAGACAATACCGCGCTACAAGCAAATCGACAAGCGCTGTGGCGAGTACATTGAAGAATACGGCAAAGAGTTCCAGGAAGCATACGCGCAGCAACATTCAGAAGCTCTCGCCCACCGCGGTAAACCAGTGGCGAAGAAACGGCCCGCAGGCGGTGCGGATGCAGATGGGAAGCCAGCGGCTAAGAAGGtcaagaaagaccccaaGGTCAAGGCGGAAGATGGGGATGATGAGGATGGGATGACGGACGAGCAAATGGCTGAGCTGAATAACAGCGGGCAGATTAGCAAGCAGACTGTTGCTGTGCTTAAGCAGTGGCTTGTTTCTAGGAATCAGAGTACTGCGGGAAAGAAGGCGGATCTGCTGGAGAGGGTGCAGGATTATCTTGACAGAAAGGGTCTTTGA
- a CDS encoding TruA, Pseudouridylate synthase has product MEEKGENERPALPAAFPAEEIEAEERRPKRKVAVMIGYSGTGYKGMQIDNKQKTIEGDLFNAFVAAGAISKANAVDPKKVSLVRCARTDKGVHAAGNVVSLKLIIEDEDIVDKINSHLTDQIRVWGIQRTVGSFSCYQACDSRWYEYLIPTHSFLPPHPSSFLGKKLEEFAEKENDLEGYRARQAEVANFWPEVEEKHIKPILDSLDDSIRPLVQEALYNMEYIDAPAGEDRIVDASIEKQEAEKEKAADGKDTNMTEAAEETAKLDASEVEPKSQPSDEAKEVISAVEQNDPSITLDSTTDGTRPLPPRRRQPIPPRRSHQDPQENLHRHQKSLPHLPPSDKPASRPPSTTTSEPTVTTTTPCTRNTTTSRPSATSRASKSPPSPSSSTTPSG; this is encoded by the coding sequence ATGGAAGAAAAGGGCGAGAACGAAAGACCAGCGCTCCCCGCAGCGTTTCCCGCCGAAGAGATCGAGGCAGAAGAGCGCAGACCCAAGCGCAAAGTCGCAGTCATGATCGGCTACTCGGGCACCGGCTACAAGGGCATGCAAATCGACAacaagcagaagaccatCGAGGGCGATCTATTCAACGCATTCGTCGCGGCCGGTGCCATTTCAAAGGCAAACGCAGTCGACCCCAAAAAGGTCTCCCTCGTCCGTTGCGCGCGTACCGACAAGGGCGTACATGCTGCTGGAAACGTAGTGTCACTGAAGTTGATCATCGAGGACGAGGACATTGTAGACAAGATCAACAGCCATCTCACCGATCAAATCAGGGTTTGGGGCATTCAGAGGACCGTCGGCTCCTTCAGCTGCTACCAGGCGTGCGACTCGCGATGGTACGAATACCTGATTCCGACGCATTCGTTCCTTCCCCCACACCCGTCAAGTTTTCTGGGGAAGAAGCTGGAAGAGTTTGCAGAGAAGGAAAACGACCTCGAGGGATACCGCGCGAGACAGGCTGAAGTGGCCAACTTCTGGCCCGAAGTTGAGGAGAAGCATATCAAGCCCATCTTGGACTCATTAGACGACTCAATACGACCATTAGTACAAGAGGCACTCTACAATATGGAGTACATCGATGCGCCAGCTGGAGAAGACCGTATAGTTGACGCTTCCATTGAGAAGCAAGAGGCCGAGAAAGAGAAGGCTGCCGACGGAAAGGACACCAACATGACCGAGGCTGCCGAGGAAACCGCAAAGCTGGATGCCAGCGAAGTAGAGCCTAAATCTCAGCCCTCCGATGAAGCCAAAGAAGTCATCTCCGCAGTCGAGCAAAACGATCCCAGCATAACCCTCGACTCCACCACCGACGGCACGCGTCCCCTGCCCCCCCGGCGTCGTCAACCAATCCCCCCTCGAAGAAGCCATCAAGACCCTCAAGAAAACTTACATCGACATCAAAAAAGCCTACCGCATCTCCCCCCGAGCGACAAGCCCGCGTCCAGGCCGCCCTCAACAACTACCTCGGAACCCACCGTTACCACAACTACACCGTGCACAAGAAATACAACGACAAGTCGGCCCAGCGCTACATCAAGAGCTTCCAAGTCGCCCCCAAGCCCATCATCATCAACGACACCGAGTGGCTGA
- a CDS encoding TFIIE-alpha domain containing protein, which translates to MKDPVEKSEKDPVQIVKQLLRTVVRMFYETEHIVIMDALCYHGALSISDMTIILDAGKNSKHVSKVVGKLKEAGLCRSWTQQILRQGANKQSSRDFFYIDWRRGVDAVKYKIYKIDESIKRDAKPTTEKAEFKCLRCKSTYTTMQALNMPDHNAGPDDSGFLCARCEFRLEEIDPDAQADDIDDTPAKFNKLFGPLIETMAQLEQMGKLPAVEPSDAVSERIELPRDRTVDPGTQVEVVEPSAGRPTAVKGIDTGPEKISVQIGSSAEQNEKQRAADKARQEKIAMQNQLPSWHTKSTVVKDETTTVKQEDNNGDTPNIKSETGETIGGNQNLDATSMLARRARFQMRSV; encoded by the exons ATGAAGGACCCCGTAGAGAAGAGCGAGAAAGATCCCGTGCAGATAGTGAAGCAGTTGCTCCGGACGGTTGTCCGCATGTTCTACGAGACAGAGCACATTGTAATTATGGACGCCCTATGCTACCATGGTGCTCTCTCTATATCTGATATGACCATCATCCTGGACGCTGGAAAAAACTCCAAACATGTTAGCAAGGTCGTCGGTAAGCTCAAAGAAGCAGGTTTGTGTAGATC CTGGACGCAGCAAATCCTACGTCAAGGCGCAAACAAGCAATCGAGTCGAGACTTCTTCTACATTGACTGGCGCCGGGGTGTTGATGCGGTCAAGTACAAAATCTACAAGATCGACGAGAGCATCAAGAGGGACGCGAAACCGACGACGGAGAAAGCAGAGTTCAAATGCCTGCGCTGCAAATCTACCTACACAACCATGCAAGCGCTCAACATGCCCGATCACAACGCCGGCCCAGACGACAGCGGATTTCTTTGCGCCCGTTGCGAGTTCCGACTCGAAGAAATCGACCCCGATGCCCAGGCAGATGACATTGACGATACCCCGGCCAAATTCAACAAGTTGTTCGGCCCACTCATCGAGACCATGGCACAACTAGAGCAAATGGGCAAGCTCCCAGCCGTCGAGCCTTCGGACGCCGTCAGCGAGAGGATTGAGCTTCCGCGCGACAGGACTGTCGACCCTGGTACGCAGGTTGAGGTCGTTGAGCCGTCGGCTGGACGTCCGACGGCTGTCAAAGGCATCGACACAGGCCCCGAAAAGATCAGCGTGCAAATTGGATCAAGCGCGGAACAGAATGAGAAGCAACGAGCGGCAGACAAGGCTCGCCAGGAGAAGATTGCCATGCAGAATCAACTTCCGAGTTGGCACACAAAGTCAACTGTCGTTAAAGATGAAACAACTACGGTCAAGCAAGAGGATAATAACGGTGATACTCCCAATATCAAATCCGAGACAGGCGAAACGATAGGCGGTAATCAGAACCTCGATGCA ACGTCGATGTTGGCACGCCGAGCGCGCTTCCAGATGCGAAGCGTATAA
- a CDS encoding SRP72 multi-domain protein gives MAATAKSLSSLLAQASIEDHDEVLKAANAAIKKSKSDQDAQHTKAVALLHLDRYEDALTVFEATTELQTKARFEYAYALYKTGNAAKAVEVVQAAGPDSGRGMKHMLAQAAYRSENFAQAIRIYKELADQNDEREEYDIRINSGAVDAQLEWTGQGELAQKKQPTREDLEVFETAFNAACGSISRNEFGQAHVCLKRAKDLCNALSDLSEEEKQAELLPITVQQVYVLIQLGKLDEAEELATKIPFADIKELSTRYIAQVNSIAASKKLSNPYLSHRLFHASPQPPVTDQHFSYQSNILRQDEYVMSLLSQKVDGVASSTEKVIAASPAPSLSPAVNMAAVLNAAAHVRNAETEKAALKEIVPLLEKRPNDVGLILTITHLYVITNNYAAATHLLESFFKRLEQSGSASDLDARFSPGLIATIVSLYAQQGRPGASKNELAKAAEYWRKPHKSKTEAPSKSLMVAAGTALLDTHNPENVKSAGEIFKGLYDQDNDDRAAIAGLVAAYSITDPSSIPAELLSYLPEANRLVSDIDAVELEKVGVPLGTLTSVNLGAVSQKRSAPTKEAPSRAKRLRKARMPKDYEEGKKVDPERWLPMRDRSYYRPKGRKGKKRAEGLTQGGVVENEKGTPAAQEKKAVTHVDICTVG, from the exons ATGGCCGCTACTGCCAAATCCCTTTCCTCACTGCTCGCGCAAGCCTCGATCGAAGACCACGACGAAGTGCTAAAGGCTGCAAATGCTGCCATTAAAAAGTCAAAGAGCGATCAGGATGCGCAACATACCAAAGCTGTAGCGCTGCTGCATCTGGACCGATACGAGGATGCGTTGACGGTTTTTGAGGCCACGACAGAGTTGCAGACGAAGGCGCGATTCGAATATGCATATGCGCTCTATAAAACAGGCAATGCGGCCAAGGCCGTCGAGGTAGTCCAGGCGGCGGGACCAGATTCAGGTCGCGGAATGAAGCATATGCTGGCCCAGGCT GCATACCGCTCGGAAAACTTCGCACAGGCAATAAGAATCTACAAGGAACTCGCAGACCAGAACGACGAAAGGGAGGAGTATGACATCCGAATCAACTCCGGGGCCGTGGACGCACAATTGGAGTGGACAGGACAAGGCGAGCTGGCACAGAAGAAGCAGCCCACACGAGAGGATCTGGAGGTTTTTGAAACGGCTTTCAATGCTGCGTGCGGCAGCATATCACGCAACGAGTTTGGACAAGCCCACGTGTGTTTGAAGCGTGCCAAGGATCTTTGCAATGCGCTTTCGGACCTCagtgaagaagagaagcaGGCTGAACTATTGCCAATTACAGTCCAGCAGGTCTACGTTCTGATACAGTTGGGCAAGCTTGATGAGGCCGAAGAATTGGCTACCAAGATTCCCTTTGCCGA CATCAAAGAATTATCAACACGCTACATTGCTCAAGTCAACAGCATTGCCGCCTCCAAGAAGCTTTCGAACCCGTACCTATCGCATCGTCTTTTCCACGCATCGCCACAGCCCCCAGTCACCGACCAGCACTTTTCCTACCAGTCTAACATACTGCGACAGGATGAATATGtcatgtcgctgctctcACAAAAGGTGGATGGTGTCGCATCATCAACCGAGAAAGTCATCGCTGCCTCTCCTGCCCCCTCGCTGTCTCCTGCAGTCAACATGGCGGCAGTCCTCAATGCAGCAGCCCACGTAAGGAATGCAGAGACGGAGAAAGCTGCCCTCAAAGAGATTGTTCCGCTACTAGAAAAGAGACCAAATGATGTTGGTCTTATACTAACAATAACACACCTATACGTCATCACAAACAACTACGCTGCAGCGACCCATCTCCTAGAATCCTTCTTCAAACGCCTGGAGCAGAGCGGCTCGGCATCCGATCTCGACGCACGTTTCTCGCCTGGTCTAATTGCCACGATTGTTTCGCTATATGCACAACAAGGTCGTCCAGGCGCTTCAAAGAACGAATTGGCGAAAGCAGCCGAGTATTGGCGCAAACCTCATAAGtcaaaaacagaagctccgTCGAAATCTCTCATGGTCGCTGCGGGTACTGCACTTCTTGATACGCACAACCCCGAAAATGTCAAGTCTGCGGGAGAGATTTTCAAGGGCTTGTATGATCAAGACAATGATGACCGAGCAGCCATTGCCGGCCTAGTTGCAGCATACAGCATCACCGATCCGTCGTCAATCCCTGCAGAACTTCTATCATATCTGCCAGAAGCCAACCGTCTGGTATCCGACATTGACGCAGTTGAGCTCGAGAAAGTCGGCGTGCCATTAGGCACTCTTACATCGGTCAACCTTGGAGCTGTATCACAGAAGCGCAGCGCACCCACCAAGGAAGCACCTTCAAGAGCGAAGAGACTACGCAAAGCAAGGATGCCAAAGGACTACGAAGAGGGCAAGAAAGTGGACCCCGAACGATGGCTGCCAATGCGCGACAGGAGTTACTACCGTCCCAAGGGACGCAAAGGAAAGAAGAGGGCCGAAGGTCTCACACAGGGTGGTGTCGTGGAGAATGAGAAGGGCACACCGGCTGCTCAAGAGAAGAAGGCTG TCACACATGTAGACATCTGTACTGTAGGATGA
- a CDS encoding putative NADP-dependent oxidoreductase, translated as MAGQETKQWILENPPHAEPKVEGDDATFKLVNKTLPVPKEDEVLVKIKYFSNDPAQRGWCDPTIEPERLYVDPVKKGDIMRAYAIGEIVTSSTDKLPKGQLVMGDFGWTEYTVQNVKAVRPIQADESAGIRPTHFIGSLGGPGITAYAGLIDTARATASDTVVVSGAAGATGSMVVQLAKHVVGCKRVIGIAGGPEKCKWVESLGADICVDYKSASFEKDLKAATEGFVEVYFDNVGGDILSLMLSRMKRFGRIAACGAVATYNSMADSGVKNWFEIISNRLEVKGFIVIDAITSGKAGPWIQEMIGAVKEGKIRVGEETETVVKTKFEDVPKTWMMLFEGGNRGKLVTEVFA; from the exons ATGGCTGGACAAGAGACAAAACAATGGATTCTGGAGAACCCGCCCCATGCGGAGCCCAAGGTCGAAGGCGATGATGCGACGTTTAAGCTGGTGAACAAGACGTTGCCGGTGCCCAAGGAAGATGAGGTGTTGGTCAAGATCAAGTACTTTTCGAATGATC CGGCACAGCGAGGATGGTGTGATCCTACTATTGAGCCAGAGCGTCTATACGTGGACCCCGTCAAAAAGGGTGATATTATGCGTGCCTACGCCATTGGCGAAATCGTCACATCCAGCACCGACAAACTGCCTAAAGGCCAACTCGTCATGGGCGACTTTGGCTGGACCGAATACACGGTCCAAAACGTCAAAGCCGTGCGTCCCATCCAAGCCGACGAAAGCGCCGGCATCCGTCCCACACACTTCATCGGCTCCCTAGGCGGCCCCGGTATAACCGCCTACGCCGGTCTCATCGATACCGCGCGCGCCACCGCTTCAGACACAGTCGTCGTGTCTGGCGCTGCCGGCGCCACAGGCTCCATGGTAGTTCAACTAGCCAAGCACGTTGTCGGCTGCAAGCGCGTCATCGGTATCGCCGGCGGCCCCGAAAAATGCAAATGGGTAGAATCTCTCGGCGCTGACATCTGCGTCGACTACAAATCCGCCTCGTTTGAAAAAGACCTCAAAGCTGCCACCGAAGGCTTTGTAGAGGTCTACTTTGACAACGTTGGCGGCGATATCCTATCGCTCATGCTGAGCCGCATGAAGCGCTTCGGTCGCATCGCCGCGTGTGGCGCCGTCGCTACTTACAACTCCATGGCCGACAGCGGGGTGAAGAACTGGTTTGAGATTATTAGTAATAGGCTTGAGGTTAAGGGGTTCATTGTTATTGATGCTATTACGAGTGGCAAGGCGGGACCTTGGATTCAGGAGATGATTGGCGCGGTGAAGGAGGGGAAGATTAGGGTAGGCGAGGAGACGGAGACGGTGGTTAAGACCAAGTTTGAGGATGTGCCGAAGACTTGGATGATGCTTTTTGAGGGTGGAAATAGGGGCAAGTTGGTCACTGAAGTTTTTGCTTAG
- a CDS encoding Fungal-trans-2 domain containing protein: MPASSEVLMSAIDALSAAQLAVSRRNVLLVHRSRSLYGTALSQLLRAIQNPEMALKDETILSTYLLALYEIFVGVTQGYGFFYHVQGLLHLLRQRGPASFQTRQSMQIFHAIRYNSLTVGYHIRRASSLDTPEWLTVTAKAAKVDPYVALQDICITIPRLLERTDKLPKDCSKEDVDSLVDDAQEVANRAFGWLSNYEKHGPRYNRVHVTTMDGFSDICSDSGVFDSVFEFHYFSAGICYLIYWMSMLILQGNTFKLLRQHRQLDLKQLMTWDRQLSSYADSICRSVPYHCRPITGYTAKFGSLTPLMVARKFYEMKGAKREAAWCAKVYTSARVPELYSTEFTLDPLDAVKDTVKNDPRII; this comes from the exons ATGCCGGCAAGTAGTGAGGTACTCATGTCTGCCATCGACGCGCTATCCGCAGCGCAATTAGCTGTATCTAGGAGGAATGTCCTGCTCGTGCATCGCTCCAGATCACTCTACGGTACCGCTTTGAGTCAACTGTTGCGAGCCATTCAAAACCCAGAAATGGCCCTAAAAGACGAGACAATACTCTCCACTTATCTTCTCGCACTCTACGAG ATCTTTGTTGGCGTTACTCAGGGTTATGGCTTCTTTTATCACGTTCAGGGACTTTTACATCTGCTAAGGCAACGCGGACCGGCCTCATTCCAGACCAGACAGAGCATGCAGATCTTTCACGCCATACGGTATAACTCT CTGACTGTCGGCTATCACATCCGAAGGGCCTCTTCGCTCGACACCCCAGAGTGGCTGACGGTGACAGCCAAAGCGGCAAAGGTCGACCCTTACGTGGCTTTACAGGACATATGTATTACCATACCTAGGCTTTTAGAACGCACGGACAAACTGCCCAAAGACTGCTCGAAAGAAGATGTCGATTCTTTGGTCGACGATGCGCAGGAAGTCGCCAACCGTGCTTTTGGTTGGCTTTCCAATTATGAGAAGCATGGTCCACGATACAATAGAGTCCACGTTACCACCATGGATGGATTCTCTGACATTTGCTCCGATTCTGGAGTGTTCGACTCCGTATTCGAGTTCCACTACTTTAGCGCTGGTATTTGCTACCTTATTTACTGGATGAGCATGTTGATTTTGCAGGGCAATACCTTCAAGCTACTCCGGCAACATCGGCAACTAGACCTCAAACAACTGATGACTTGGGATCGTCAACTCAGCAGTTATGCTGACTCGATCTGTCGAAGTGTACCGTATCACTGTCGGCCCATCACAGGATATACGGCAAAGTTTGGATCTCTCACTCCACTCATGGTCGCAAGGAAATTCTACGAGATGAAGGGCGCCAAAAGAGAGGCGGCATGGTGCGCAAAGGTCTACACTAGTGCAAGGGTACCGGAGCTCTATTCGACGGAGTTCACTCTGGATCCATTGGACGCCGTCAAGGATACTGTAAAAAACGATCCCCGGATTATCTGA
- a CDS encoding CEG1, mRNA capping enzyme, guanylyltransferase (alpha) subunit, whose protein sequence is MPAIIPAPPPEIPGFQIPHQDAQPLKETVARLLERDNPRFPGAQPVSFAREHVKELQQNEYFMCEKTDGLRCLLFLHWQDGPQGFEPCTFLIDRKNNYYDIQPPFRIPHYMHPGEKGPFLFGTILDGELVHDQYPGEAAPRLNFYVFDCLVVNEQNVTGRTLDKRLGRLHDWVIKPYEANLMKTFGKNITPDHLKPFALKGKKTYAAYRLEDMFSNILPNLRHGNDGLIFTCVSTPYQFGTDRHILKWKPPHENTIDFKLRLGEFPLIDPEDGEGGKIPDYDAMPNPLELLVMHNQNNYQCFATLSLSQAEWETLKSLNQRLDGRIIECYRTEQGQWKYKAEADGTPRWRDDKKDANHISTVNSVLESIEAPVTEMDLLANAENIKRAVYGIQGKLDQYRPPQDSGERDAKKRKLSEAGLNGH, encoded by the coding sequence ATGCCGGCTATCATCCCCGCGCCGCCGCCGGAGATTCCAGGCTTCCAGATTCCCCATCAGGACGCTCAACCACTCAAAGAAACAGTTGCGCGTCTACTGGAACGCGACAACCCGCGCTTTCCAGGCGCGCAACCCGTATCCTTCGCTCGCGAACACGTAAAAGAGCTCCAACAAAATGAATACTTCATGTGTGAGAAGACGGACGGCTTGCGATGTCTCCTCTTCCTACACTGGCAAGACGGGCCACAAGGGTTTGAGCCGTGTACTTTTCTGATCGACCGAAAGAACAACTACTACGACATACAGCCTCCGTTCCGGATACCTCACTATATGCATCCGGGAGAGAAGGGCCCGTTCTTGTTTGGGACGATTCTGGACGGCGAATTGGTGCACGATCAATACCCAGGCGAAGCTGCGCCGCGCCTAAACTTTTACGTCTTCGACTGCTTGGTAGTTAACGAACAGAATGTGACTGGTCGGACACTAGACAAGCGGTTGGGGCGGTTGCACGATTGGGTCATCAAGCCTTATGAAGCCAATCTAATGAAAACTTTTGGTAAAAACATCACGCCCGACCACCTCAAGCCATTCGCTCTCAAAGGCAAGAAGACATACGCTGCCTATAGACTCGAAGACATGTTTAGCAATATCCTCCCAAACCTCAGACACGGAAACGACGGTCTGATCTTCACATGCGTATCGACGCCATACCAGTTCGGCACGGATAGGCACATCCTCAAGTGGAAGCCTCCTCATGAGAACACAATCGATTTCAAGCTTCGCCTCGGCGAATTCCCACTCATCGACCCCGAAGACGGCGAAGGCGGCAAAATCCCCGACTACGACGCCATGCCCAACCCTCTAGAACTGCTCGTCATGCACAACCAAAACAACTACCAATGCTTTGCGACTCTTTCCCTCTCACAGGCCGAGTGGGAGACGCTTAAGTCTCTCAATCAGCGTCTGGACGGCCGTATAATAGAGTGCTACCGCACAGAGCAAGGTCAATGGAAATACAAGGCAGAAGCCGACGGTACGCCGCGCTGGCGAGACGATAAGAAAGACGCAAACCACATCAGTACTGTGAATAGCGTACTTGAGAGCATTGAGGCGCCTGTGACAGAGATGGACCTCTTGGCAAATGCGGAAAACATCAAGCGCGCCGTGTACGGGATACAAGGCAAGCTGGATCAGTACCGACCACCACAAGATAGCGGCGAACGAGATGCTAAGAAGCGCAAGCTAAGTGAAGCGGGCCTCAATGGCCACTGA